In one Fusarium falciforme chromosome 5, complete sequence genomic region, the following are encoded:
- a CDS encoding DNA-directed RNA polymerase subunit, whose translation MATDASTKRAVKEQLVDKLPKRFKGIKFGIQSNQDIANQAVLEVSDRLLYDIENNRAPYRHGPLDSRLGTSSKAGKCATCELSLSECNGHFGHVRLPLPAFHVGYLRFIMSILQEICKDCGRVLLEEPERRQFLKELRRPFLDNLRRTQICKKINAECRKIKTCPYCGSINGQIRKIGVLKLAHDKFSFYNKSTSVKKVPPESKIKFDNSFTEAKRENPELDKHLRKAMEDLNPLRVLNLFKMISPTDCELLGLDPAEGRPEMFIWQFLPAPPVCIRPSVAQDNASNEDDITTKLADIVWVSGMIRSALQKGSPVQTIMEQWEYLQTQIAMYVNSDVPGLQQPGFGKATRGFCQRLKGKQGRFRGNLSGKRVDFSGRTVISPDPNLGIDQVAVPQLVAKNLTYPERVQRHNIEKLRQCIKNGVDVWPGAQRVVKQDDGGYSINLKFANRDNTARDLKYGDVVERHLEDNDIVLFNRQPSLHKLSIMSHLAKVRPWRTFRLNECVCGPYNADFDGDEMNLHVPQTEEARAEAINLMGIKHNLATPKNGEPVIAATQDFITAAFLLSSKDRFFDRKTFTYLCMHMMDGKTHLDMPPPAIIAPQALWTGKQLFSMLMRPNKDSRVKVNLDAKCRAYKARPGQCPDMDPNDGWLVVRNSEVMCGRMDKSTVGSGKKDSIFYVILRDFGPDEAVVAMNRLAKLCARQLTNRGFSIGVGDVFPTQSLNEEKEKLVAVAYKQCDDLIETFKAGKLEKAAGCNQEQTLENSMSGILSKVRQQAGSYCVDTLSRNNAPLIMAKSGSKGSDINVAQMVALVGQQIIGGSRVADGFQDRTLPHFHKNARQPPSKGFVKNSFYTGLFPTEFIFHAMSGREGLVDTAVKTAETGYMSRRLMKSLEDLSTQYDDTVRTSGGGIVQFQFGADKLDPVDMEGSAEPVHFLRTWTHAESLTRDNSEASMTPEEIRSFCDSVLETERRRYVRRGLLHNEVLDYGDTSDYGIDEHEGARGFLKAIETHVEGLASKLERVRKLAGFEGDVMVRATAQDHADRTAKVTLSTLRLFIKMCLDKYKKAHVEPGHAVGAVGAHSIGEPGTQMTLKTFHFAGVAGMSITQGVPRIKEIINASKTISTPVITCPLENNEQIEAARVVKGRIEKTYISDVLRFVEDEWRTNEGNVVLQIDSTALSDMHLGIGPYDIAEAICKQRKLKVQRDDLSIDGERIIVRVRDVSDSTKRTTARSKAAADDTGDMLLRANFLRRVLPTVPISGYPEATRAIIQTSEQNTHTVLVEGYGLRECMTTEGVIGIKARSNNVMECRDVLGIEAARTTIADEIGEVMGDMGIDPRHMQLLADVMTYKGEVLGITRFGLSKMRDSVLQLASFEKTPDHLFEAAAGMKTDQIEGVSECIIMGQTMRVGTGAFQVVRRLGIQGGDLKQKPTTFEDAWAAETALKRKARRKV comes from the exons ATGGCTACCGACGCGTCCACAAAGCGTGCCGTAAAGGAGCAGCTTGTGGATAAGCTGCCTAAGCGATTCAAGGGCATCAAATTTGGCATTCA ATCCAACCAAGACATTGCCAATCAGGCTGTCCTCGAGGTCTCTGACCGCTTGCTTTATGACATCGAGAATAATCGCGCCCCATATCGCCATGGTCCTCTCGACTCCCGACTG GGAACCTCGAGCAAGGCAGGAAAATGCGCAACCTGCGAGCTATCGCTGTCGGAGTGTAATGGACACTTTGGTCATGTCCGCCTTCCGTTGCCGGCCTTCCACGTCGGCTACCTGCGCTTCATCATGTCTATCCTGCAAGAAATTTGCAAG GATTGTGGCCGAGTGTTACTGGAAGAACCTGAACGACGGCAGTTTCTGAAGGAGTTGCGGCGACCGTTCCTCGATAACCTACGCCGAACTCAAATATGCAAAAAGATCAATGCAGAATGCCGAAAGATCAAGACTTGCCCATACTGTGGCTCCATCAACGGCCAGATTCGAAAGATTGGTGTCCTCAAACTTGCCCACGACAAGTTCTCCTTTTACAACAAGTCCACCTCGGTGAAGAAGGTCCCCCCCGAGAGCAAGATCAAGTTCGACAACTCCTTCACCGAGGCGAAGCGCGAGAACCCTGAGCTCGATAAGCATCTTCGCAAGGCCATGGAGGATCTGAATCCGCTGAGGGttctcaacctcttcaagaTGATAAGCCCTACCGACTgcgagctccttggcctcgacccTGCCGAAGGTCGCCCGGAAATGTTTATCTGGCAATTCCTGCCTGCCCCTCCAGTTTGCATCAGACCCTCTGTTGCCCAAGACAATGCAAGCAATGAAGACGACATCACAACCAAGCTCGCCGATATCGTCTGGGTCAGCGGCATGATCCGATCTGCCCTGCAAAAAGGCTCTCCGGTTCAGACGATCATGGAACAGTGGGAATACTTGCAGACCCAGATCGCCATGTACGTCAATAGTGATGTTCCCGGCCTCCAGCAGCCTGGATTCGGTAAAGCCACGAGGGGCTTCTGCCAACGCCTGAAGGGCAAGCAAGGCCGCTTCCGAGGAAACCTCTCTGGAAAGCGTGTCGACTTCTCTGGAAGAACCGTCATCTCCCCTGACCCTAACCTCGGTATCGATCAAGTGGCTGTCCCTCAACTTGTTGCCAAGAACCTTACCTACCCCGAAAGGGTACAGCGACACAATATCGAGAAGCTCCGCCAGTGTATCAAGAATGGAGTCGATGTCTGGCCAGGGGCGCAGCGAGTCGTCAAGCAGGATGACGGTGGCTACTCGATCAACTTGAAATTTGCCAACAGGGATAATACAGCCCGAGATCTCAAATATGGAGATGTCGTTGAGCGCCATCTTGAGGACAACGATATTGTGCTCTTCAACCGTCAGCCGTCTCTGCATAAACTGAGTATCATGAGCCATCTTGCAAAAGTTCGTCCTTGGAGGACATTCAGGCTCAACGAGTGTGTTTGTGGGCCGTACAACGCCGAttttgatggtgatgagatgAACCTCCATGTTCCGCAGACAGAGGAAGCTCGTGCTGAAGCCATCAATCTGATGGGAATCAAGCACAACTTGGCGACACCCAAGAACGGCGAACCTGTCATTGCTGCGACCCAGGATTTCATCACGGCGGCTTTCTTGCTCAGCAGTAAGGATCGATTCTTTGACCGCAAGACCTTCACCTATCTGTGCATGCACATGATGGATGGTAAAACCCACCTTGATATGCCTCCGCCAGCCATTATTGCACCACAGGCTCTTTGGACCGGAAAGCAGCTCTTCAGTATGCTCATGCGACCCAACAAGGATTCACGGGTCAAGGTCAACCTTGATGCCAAGTGCCGAGCGTACAAGGCCCGACCCGGCCAATGCCCCGACATGGACCCCAACGACGGCTGGCTTGTTGTACGCAACTCCGAGGTCATGTGTGGTCGCATGGACAAGTCTACAGTGGGATCAGGCAAGAAGGATTCAATTTTCTATGTCATTCTTCGTGATTTTGGCCCAGACGAAGCTGTCGTCGCCATGAACAGACTTGCCAAGCTGTGTGCGCGTCAATTGACAAACCGAGGCTTCTCCATTGGCGTGGGAGATGTCTTCCCAACCCAGTCGCTCAacgaagagaaagaaaagctGGTAGCCGTCGCCTACAAACAGTGCGATGACCTCATCGAGACCTTCAAAGCCGGCAAACTTGAGAAGGCAGCTGGCTGCAACCAGGAGCAAACCCTGGAAAACTCCATGTCTGGTATTCTGAGCAAAGTCCGACAGCAGGCGGGTTCATACTGCGTTGACACCCTGAGCCGCAACAACGCCCCTCTTATTATGGCCAAGTCTGGCTCCAAAGGTTCGGACATCAACGTGGCGCAGATGGTTGCACTCGTCGGACAGCAGATTATCGGCGGTTCACGTGTGGCGGACGGGTTTCAGGATCGAACTCTTCCGCACTTTCACAAAAATGCTCGGCAGCCTCCATCAAAGGGTTTCGTCAAGAACAGCTTTTACACCGGCCTTTTCCCCACCGAGTTCATCTTTCACGCCATGTCGGGCCGTGAAGGTCTGGTCGATACAGCTGTCAAGACTGCTGAAACTGGCTACATGTCTCGACGACTCATGAAGTCACTTGAAGATTTGTCCACGCAGTACGATGATACAGTGCGAACCTCGGGTGGTGGCATTGTGCAGTTCCAGTTTGGCGCGGACAAACTCGACCCCGTCGATATGGAAGGTTCTGCAGAGCCGGTGCATTTCCTGCGAACCTGGACTCACGCAGAGAGCTTGACCAGGGACAATAGCGAGGCATCCATGACCCCAGAAGAGATCAGGTCGTTCTGCGACTCCGTATTGGAGACCGAACGAAGACGTTATGTCCGACGTGGCCTCCTGCATAATGAAGTCCTGGATTATGGGGACACGAGCGACTATGGTATCGACGAACACGAAGGTGCCAGAGGATTTCTTAAAGCGATTGAGACCCACGTCGAAGGTCTGGCATCGAAGCTGGAGCGGGTCAGGAAGCTTGCTGGATTTGAGGGCGATGTGATGGTGAGGGCAACAGCTCAGGACCACGCCGACCGGACGGCCAAGGTTACCTTGTCCACACTCCGCCTCTTCATCAAGATGTGTCTTGACAAGTACAAGAAGGCGCACGTCGAACCTGGGCATGCTGTCGGTGCTGTCGGCGCCCATTCTATCGGTGAACCTGGTACTCAGATGACACTGAAGACGTTCCATTTCGCCGGTGTTGCTGGTATGAGTATCACTCAGGGTGTTCCTCGAATCAAGGAAATCATCAATGCTTCGAAGACCATCAGTACTCCAGTTATCACTTGCCCGCTGGAAAACAATGAACAGATCGAGGCGGCGCGAGTGGTCAAGGGACGCATCGAAAAGACGTACATTTCTGATGTCTTGCGTTTCGTCGAGGATGAGTGGCGTACCAACGAGGGCAATGTCGTTCTCCAAATCGATTCAACCGCTCTCTCAGACATGCACCTGGGTATTGGGCCTTACGACATCGCTGAGGCAATCTGCAAGCAGCGCAAGTTGAAGGTGCAACGCGATGATCTGTCAATTGACGGCGAGAGAATTATTGTTCGTGTGCGCGATGTCAGCGACTCTACAAAGAGGACGACTGCCCGAAGCAAAGCCGCTGCTGATGACACCGGGGACATGCTGCTACGGGCCAATTTCCTGCGTCGTGTGCTTCCCACAGTACCGATTTCTGGTTATCCCGAAGCAACTCGTGCCATCATCCAGACCTCGGAACAAAACACTCACACCGTCTTGGTTGAGGGTTATGGGCTTCGAGAATGTATGACGACGGAAGGTGTCATCGGTATCAAGGCGCGCTCAAACAATGTAATGGAATGCCGAGATGTTTTGGGTATTGAGGCTGCAAGAACCACTATCGCAGACGAAATCGGCGAGGTCATGGGTGACATGGGTATTGATCCGCGACACATGCAGCTCCTGGCTGATGTGATGACCTACAAGGGCGAGGTACTGGGTATTACGCGTTTTGGTTTGTCCAAGATGAGAGACAGCGTGCTGCAACTGGCCTCGTTCG
- a CDS encoding DDHD domain-containing protein: MASGAAEKKTEKSYLSSAVDSINPWASSRSTTPTQKAKPEEARPTPVPANPDDHSTTHLYGQSFKSYPAGCPPLRVQWFHAVDVPKRKPQLTSPSRPAQPEKPATPPKKYSAFSTSDSKALEGEYQKLLEAMEDARSQAPGARLPSRKRKADATGEMSEKALDHEDSHSSAVRVPVNEDFLFEVDIEARELAPVYWLGPVYEVRRGTWFYQDSSTLRPCEENLAAQLEEGYLKTKPWQYAGRDRSPSGARKNITPKASRENLKSTSSSRSASATRLKEHNAPAANADSQGQSQPQSYRLFGTYMNSVATYQDANTAWLTSDGMLSWVTSSVYQRFGGGSYMSGVKLVRGYSEPSKTKDKDKDKDKDKGDESRSVTADEALSLDQKQQKMLKRRSAPPSTRASHDEPTHDDEQIKKERDPREIRLQRQLSSLIESEGRTKAETEEEIRRREEQEIQDDYTGQAGETQGREIEHLVLVTHGIGQLLSLRMESVNFVHDVNILRKTIKSVYANSADLKALNSELGPGPGNSRVQVLPVCWRHLLDFPRKRQKKGERDLGDIDGDEDEYPSLDDITIEGVAFARSLISDLALDVLLYQSSYRDQIMRIVLNECNRIFKLFKERNPDFKGKVHLMGHSLGSAILFDVLCQQKQDRPTEHKSLLRLWPMQDRTESPSKNTELELDFNVEDLFCLGSPVGLFQMLKGRTIAARPRSQSVKAKDPQSMDCDEDVLRTTPLGSGTEQISLVTGLPGTVASPKLQQLFNIFHPSDPISYRLEPLISPSMSILKPQLLPYTKRGIFSNVTPQGLTGIGTMVGQSVSGLWSSLSAGIASNLLNRSLGINSEEVARITASASRGESQTLEGAGSKTLASGDTPDAEKRVATDARMKKLADSTTNALDFGSGLSDHSPTLIDDELETLYSRFQQSRTQMSKEGETTTTSDEDKKARKLRKEEGKVRALNRNGRVDYSIQESVLDFNPINTIASHMGYWADEDVNHFVLSQMLSNRSRRKSES; this comes from the exons ATGGCCTCAGGGGCAGCCGAAAAGAAGACCGAAAAGTCTTACTTGAGCTCCGCTGTCGACTCCATTAATCCCTGGGCCAGTAGCCGCAGTACAACTCCTACTCAGAAGGCCAAGCCGGAGGAAGCTCGACCAACTCCTGTTCCTGCGAATCCTGACGATCACAGCACGACGCATCTCTACGGCCAAAGCTTCAAATCATACCCTGCAGGATGCCCTCCTTTGAGAGTCCAGTGGTTTCACGCCGTCGAC GTTCCTAAGCGGAAGCCTCAGTTGACCTCCCCTAGCCGTCCAGCGCAACCCGAAAAGCCTGCAACGCCGCCAAAGAAGTATTCCGCCTTTTCTACCTCCGATTCCAAGGCCTTGGAGGGAGAGTATCAGAAGCTGTTGGAAGCGATGGAGGACGCTCGGAGTCAGGCTCCTGGTGCCCGTCTACCCTCGAGAAAGAGAAAAGCAGATGCGACTGGCGAGATGTCGGAGAAGGCCCTTGACCATGAGGATTCTCATTCCAGTGCCGTTCGTGTTCCCGTGAATGAAGATTTTCTCTTTGAGGTCGACATCGAAGCTCGAGAGCTGGCTCCTGTTTACTGGCTGGGCCCAGTTTATGAAG TACGGCGAGGAACTTGGTTCTATCAAGATAGCTCGACATTACGTCCTTGCGAGGAGAACCTTGCTGCACAACTTGAAGAG GGTTACCTTAAGACGAAGCCATGGCAATATGCTG GCAGAGATCGTAGCCCATCGGGTGCGAGGAAAAACATTACCCCAAAAGCATCGCGGGAAAATCTCAAGTCAACAAGCTCATCCCGGTCAGCGAGCGCGACTCGCTTGAAGGAGCATAATGCCCCCGCTGCCAACGCTGACTCCCAAGGCCAATCGCAACCCCAAAGCTACCGGCTCTTTGGGACCTATATGAATAGCGTGGCCACTTACCAGGACGCCAATACAGCTTGGTTGACCTCGGACGGCATGCTTTCATGGGTCACTTCATCTGTGTATCAGCGATTCGGCGGCGGGAGCTACATGAGCGGGGTGAAGCTCGTTCGTGGGTATTCTGAGCCCAGTAAaaccaaggacaaggacaaggacaaggataaAGACAAGGGCGATGAAAGCCGATCAGTCACTGCCGATGAAGCCCTCTCGCTGGAtcagaagcagcagaagaTGTTGAAGCGGAGATCGGCGCCTCCGTCGACCCGTGCCTCCCATGATGAACCCACCCACGATGACGAGcagatcaagaaggagagggaCCCTCGAGAAATCAGGCTGCAGCGCCAGCTATCATCGCTCATTGAGAGTGAGGGGAGGACCAAGGCTGAAACTGAAGAAGAGATTCGCCGGCGCGAAGAACAGGAGATACAAGACGACTACACTGGGCAGGCCGGCGAGACTCAAGGACGGGAGATAGAACACCTGGTGCTGGTGACCCATGGAATCGGCCAACTTCTCAGTCTTCG TATGGAAAGCGTTAACTTTGTCCACGATGTTAATATCCTCCGCAAAACCATCAAATCCGTGTATGCCAACTCGGCAGACCTGAAGGCCTTGAACTCGGAGCTTGGCCCCGGACCAGGAAACAGTCGCGTACAAGTGCTCCCGGTATGCTGGAGGCATCTTCTAGATTTCCCAAGAAAACGCCAGAAGAAGGGCGAGCGCGACTTAGGGGACAttgatggcgacgaggatgaat ATCCATCTCTGGACGACATCACTATTGAAGGGGTGGCCTTTGCTCGTTCCCTCATATCTGACCTTGCTTTGGATGTGTTGCTCTATCAGAGCTCTTACCGTGACCAAATTATGAGGATTGTGCTCAATGAGTGCAACCGCATTTTCAAGCTATTCAAGGAACGGAACCCAGACTTCAAGGGAAAAGTGCATCTGATGGGTCATTCCTTGGGCTCTGCGATCCTTTTCGATGTTCTTTGCCAACAGAAGCAAGATCGCCCTACTGAGCATAAGTCTTTGTTGCGTCTGTGGCCGATGCAGGATCGAACAGAATCGCCAAGCAAGAATACAGAACTGGAGCTCGACTTCAATGTTGAGGACCTATTCTGCTTGGGCTCGCCGGTTGGTCTTTTCCAGATGCTTAAGGGACG AACTATAGCCGCGAGACCGCGCTCCCAATCCGTGAAAGCCAAGGACCCCCAGAGCATGGATTGTGATGAAGATGTGCTCCGCACAACCCCCCTTGGGTCGGGGACAGAGCAAATATCCCTAGTGACCGGTCTGCCCGGAACCGTCGCGTCGCCCAAGCTTCAACAGCTCTTTAACATATTCCACCCATCAGACCCCATTAGTTATCGCCTTGAGCCTCTGATATCACCGTCCATGTCAATATTGAAGCCTCAATTGTTACCGTACACGAAGAGGGGAATATTTAGCAATGTTACACCACAAGGGCTGACCGGGATCGGAACTATGGTTGGACAAAGCGTCAGCGGATTGTGGTCGAGTCTGAGTGCCGGCATTGCTAGTAACCTGCTCAACCGAAGTCTCGGTATAAATAGCGAAGAGGTGGCGAGGATAACAGCCAGCGCGTCGCGCGGAGAATCACAGACCCTTGAAGGCGCGGGATCGAAGACTCTGGCGAGTGGTGATACTCCAGACGCTGAGAAGCGAGTGGCTACAGATGCGCGCATGAAGAAGCTCGCTGACTCCACGACCAATGCTTTGGACTTTGGGTCTGGCCTGAGCGACCACAGCCCGACGTTGATCGATGACGAGCTGGAGACCTTGTATTCCAGATTCCAGCAAAGCCGCACTCAAATGTCGAAAGAAGGGGAGACGACTACTACGTCGGACGAAGATAAGAAGGCGCGCAAGCTGCGCaaggaagaagggaaagtTCGAGCGCTCAATCGCAATGGTCGAGTCGACTACAGCATCCAAGA GAGCGTCCTGGACTTCAACCCAATCAATACAATCGCCTCACACATGGGCTATTGGGCTGACGAGGATGTGAACCATTTCGTCCTCTCCCAGATGCTGTCGAATCGATCGAGGCGGAAGTCTGAATCCTAA